In the genome of Notamacropus eugenii isolate mMacEug1 chromosome 5, mMacEug1.pri_v2, whole genome shotgun sequence, one region contains:
- the LOC140507334 gene encoding uncharacterized protein, producing the protein MTHTLSVLLCLGLCLGHRMRAQADTLPRPSLKVESSSLVPRGRNVTLRCQGSVEADDYCLEKEQGSTRTKIMIVKPSGIEVEFHIPSVTEEDAGTYVCLYKHSSVWSEHSDPLELVVTGEDTPWAPGPSGRTGSGSQQTLSSSPAQPGPKYPSVSTLPVLSLSLPLFSLWGQKWGKGIRIYTTPSPSVTCPVMLVPLTDNVSTRSQAFAQAPPPHLLLLQCKDPSQDELRSLLLKKPFLCPSSPVVRDAIHQMRPHRCIQALSPSPWAGTSPKACVLVTLPPPSSLSSASPGLAAGILLGVSAFLTLLFLFLILLLCH; encoded by the exons ATGACCCACACCCTCTCTGTCCTGCTGTGCCTTG GGCTGTGTCTGGGCCACAGAATGAGGGCACAGGCAG ACACACTCCCCAGACCCTCCCTCAAGGTAGAGAGCAGCTCTTTGGTACCTCGAGGGAGGAATGTGACCCTCAGATGCCAGGGGTCTGTAGAGGCTGATGACTACTGTCTGGAGAAAGAGCAAGGTTCTACAAGGACAAAGATCATGATTGTGAAACCCTCTGGAATAGAGGTCGAATTTCACATTCCATCCGTGACAGAAGAAGATGCAGGGACATATGTCTGCCTCTACAAACACTCATCAGTCTGGTCAGAGCACAGTGATCCTCTGGAGCTGGTAGTGACAGGTGAGGACACTCCCTGGGCCCCAGGCCCCTCAGGCAGGACTGGCTCTGGGTCCCAGCAGACCCTAAGCTCCTCCCCAGCCCAGCCTGGTCCCAAGTATCCCTCTGTCTCTACCCTTCCtgtcctctccctgtctctgcctctgttctCCCTCTGGGGCcagaagtgggggaagggaatcaggatttataca ACACCCTCACCATCTGTCACCTGTCCAGTTATGTTGGTCCCACTCACAGACAACGTGTCTACTAGGTCCCAG gcctttGCTCAggctccccctcctcacctcctcctcttacAATGTAAAGATCCCTCCCAGGATGAGCTTAGGAGCCTCCTCCTGAAGAAGCCTTTCCTGTGCCCCTCTTCCCCAGTTGTTAGGGATGCCATCCATCAGATGAGGCCTCATcgatgtat ACAggctctgtctccctccccttggGCTGGGACCTCCCCAAAGGCCTGTGTCCTGGTAACTCTTCCCCCACCTTCGTCGTTATCCTCAGCTTCCCCAGGTCTAGCAGCAGGCATCTTACTAGGAGTCTCAGCCTTCCTCACcctgctcttcctcttcctcatcctccttctCTGCCATTGA